A single Candidatus Beckwithbacteria bacterium DNA region contains:
- a CDS encoding glycosyltransferase family 2 protein — MKEPFLSVIIPAYNELANFKKQALESVASYLSGKKFSWEVLIVDDGSTDGSPTLIKDFCQKHNGFYLIQNKHMGKAGTVARGVTEAKGNYLLFTDFDQATPIEEWEKLLPYLKNGSEVVIGSREVAGSKREKEPWYRHMMGKGFNFGVKLLAVGGIADTQCGFKAFEAKSAKKLFSKLQVYKPREIDHAFTGAFDVELLFIARKMGLRIAEVPIHWKHVETNRVSPLRDSLHMAFDVVKIRLYAWMGRYS; from the coding sequence ATGAAAGAACCATTTTTATCAGTTATCATTCCGGCTTATAACGAGCTTGCTAATTTTAAAAAACAGGCCTTGGAATCTGTGGCCTCTTATTTATCTGGTAAAAAATTTAGCTGGGAAGTCTTAATTGTTGATGATGGTAGTACTGATGGTTCCCCAACTCTTATCAAAGATTTTTGCCAAAAACATAACGGTTTTTACTTAATTCAAAATAAACACATGGGTAAAGCCGGGACAGTAGCTAGAGGAGTAACCGAAGCTAAGGGCAATTACTTACTTTTTACTGATTTTGACCAGGCTACACCTATTGAAGAATGGGAGAAACTTTTACCCTATCTTAAAAATGGTTCAGAGGTAGTAATTGGTTCTCGAGAAGTAGCTGGGAGTAAACGGGAAAAAGAACCGTGGTATCGTCATATGATGGGTAAAGGTTTTAACTTTGGAGTTAAGCTTTTAGCGGTAGGCGGCATTGCTGATACCCAATGTGGTTTTAAAGCTTTTGAGGCTAAATCAGCTAAAAAACTTTTTTCCAAACTTCAGGTTTATAAACCTCGAGAAATTGATCATGCCTTTACTGGAGCGTTTGATGTTGAACTATTATTTATCGCCCGCAAAATGGGACTTCGAATTGCTGAGGTACCTATCCACTGGAAACATGTAGAAACCAATCGAGTTAGTCCATTGCGGGATTCGCTACACATGGCTTTTGATGTGGTCAAAATCAGGCTGTACGCCTGGATGGGTCGTTACTCATAA
- a CDS encoding glycosyltransferase family 2 protein, protein MKVVIVIPTYNEKDNIGKLASYLETKIFPKLKKEFDPHILIVDDSSPDGTADIVRTLQKKYKNIHLFLNKKKSGLGGAYLKGMSYATDKLKADVMFEMDADFSHDPDVIPQFLQKIKEGNDLVLGSRYIKGGSIPKNWGFHRKLFSILGNIIIQVVLTHFAIRDWTTGYRALRTELFEALRAEMKKREFSGYTWQIGFLHKTVRKGFKVAEVPIHFVDREYGKSKLGTEYIKNTLFYIFTIRIQELKQIIKFGIVGLVGFIINFTALEVFHQAFGISPDNAAALGAELAIISNFTLNNIWTFKAQKITKPKQIAAKFVQFNVASLGAIIIQKVTVWIGMQLFGDSLYRLYFLIAVAIGTGLNYMIYTKFIWKK, encoded by the coding sequence ATGAAAGTCGTTATTGTTATCCCCACTTACAATGAAAAGGACAATATTGGTAAGTTAGCAAGCTATCTGGAAACTAAAATTTTCCCTAAGCTTAAAAAAGAATTTGATCCTCATATTTTAATTGTTGATGACTCTTCACCTGATGGTACGGCTGATATTGTGAGAACTTTACAAAAAAAATATAAAAATATTCACCTTTTTTTAAACAAGAAAAAATCAGGACTAGGTGGAGCTTATTTAAAAGGAATGAGTTATGCTACCGATAAGCTTAAGGCTGATGTTATGTTTGAAATGGACGCTGATTTTTCTCATGACCCTGATGTGATTCCACAATTTTTACAAAAAATTAAAGAAGGTAATGATTTAGTTTTAGGCTCTCGTTATATCAAAGGTGGCTCTATTCCTAAAAATTGGGGATTTCATCGTAAATTGTTTTCTATTTTAGGTAATATTATTATCCAAGTGGTTTTGACTCATTTTGCTATTCGTGATTGGACGACAGGCTACCGAGCTTTACGGACAGAACTATTTGAAGCTTTGAGAGCTGAAATGAAAAAAAGAGAATTCTCCGGCTACACCTGGCAAATTGGTTTTTTACATAAAACAGTTAGAAAAGGTTTTAAAGTAGCTGAAGTGCCAATTCATTTTGTAGATCGGGAATATGGCAAATCAAAATTAGGAACCGAATATATTAAAAATACTTTGTTTTATATTTTTACCATTAGGATTCAGGAGCTCAAACAGATCATTAAATTTGGTATTGTTGGTTTAGTTGGTTTTATTATCAACTTCACGGCTTTGGAAGTTTTTCACCAGGCTTTTGGCATATCTCCTGATAATGCAGCAGCTTTAGGAGCAGAGCTGGCTATTATTTCTAATTTTACGCTCAATAATATCTGGACTTTTAAGGCTCAGAAAATCACCAAGCCAAAACAAATTGCGGCTAAATTTGTCCAATTTAATGTGGCTTCTTTGGGAGCTATTATCATCCAAAAAGTAACGGTTTGGATAGGTATGCAACTATTTGGCGATAGTTTGTATCGGCTATACTTTTTGATTGCTGTTGCAATAGGTACTGGTCTCAATTATATGATTTATACCAAATTTATTTGGAAGAAATGA
- the gmd gene encoding GDP-mannose 4,6-dehydratase, with amino-acid sequence MKKALITGITGQDGSYLAEFLLEKGYEVHGLVRRSSMPNYGRLTNCIDKIHLISGDLFDQHSLTQAVQSVQPDEVYNLAAQSFVKTSWDQPILTGDFTGIGVTRMLEAIRIACPTARFYQASSSEMFGKVQETPQSETTPFYPRSPYGVAKVYGHWITVNYRESYNIFACSGILFNHESPRRGLEFVTRKISNAVARIKLGKQKVIELGNLDSQRDWGYAKDYVEAMWLMLQQDKAQDYVVGTGETHSVRDFLNEAFKVIGIDDWSSYVKSNHPDHVRPAEVDLLIANPAKAQKVLGWKSKTSFPELVKIMVEADLEAEQTA; translated from the coding sequence ATGAAAAAAGCTCTTATTACCGGTATTACTGGACAAGATGGGTCTTATCTGGCCGAGTTTTTACTGGAAAAAGGCTATGAAGTTCATGGTCTGGTGCGGCGTAGTAGTATGCCTAATTATGGCCGACTCACAAATTGCATTGATAAAATCCATCTTATTTCTGGAGATCTATTTGACCAGCACTCTCTAACTCAAGCAGTTCAATCAGTTCAGCCGGATGAGGTCTATAACTTAGCTGCTCAATCTTTTGTCAAAACCTCTTGGGATCAACCAATTCTTACCGGCGATTTTACAGGTATTGGGGTAACGCGAATGTTGGAAGCTATTCGTATTGCCTGTCCTACAGCCAGGTTTTATCAAGCTTCTTCTTCAGAAATGTTTGGCAAAGTTCAGGAAACACCCCAATCAGAAACAACCCCATTTTATCCCCGTAGTCCTTATGGGGTAGCTAAAGTATATGGTCACTGGATCACTGTCAATTACCGGGAGTCTTACAATATTTTTGCTTGTTCTGGAATTTTATTTAACCATGAATCACCACGACGGGGACTTGAATTTGTGACTCGCAAAATTTCCAACGCTGTAGCCCGAATTAAACTAGGCAAACAGAAAGTAATTGAACTTGGTAATCTTGATTCTCAACGGGATTGGGGCTATGCCAAAGACTATGTAGAAGCCATGTGGCTAATGTTGCAACAGGATAAAGCCCAGGATTATGTGGTTGGAACTGGAGAAACTCATAGCGTGCGCGACTTTTTAAATGAAGCATTTAAGGTTATTGGTATTGATGATTGGTCATCATATGTAAAATCCAATCATCCTGATCATGTTCGGCCAGCTGAAGTTGATCTTTTGATTGCCAATCCAGCCAAGGCTCAAAAAGTTTTAGGCTGGAAAAGTAAAACCTCTTTTCCCGAGCTTGTTAAAATTATGGTAGAAGCTGATCTGGAGGCAGAACAAACAGCATGA